Within the Thalassoglobus sp. JC818 genome, the region TAATTCATGCAATCTTCGCGAGATTGAACACAAAGTTATCGAATTGCTCGAGTGATCTCAGTTCTTCTCAATCCATGTGAGATCGTCCCAGTGGCCGGTGTCGTTTTTCTGCGGAGCACCGGGCGTCGATCGTCCGTTTTCAACGATCTCCGTAATGGCAGACGTCAGGCGACTGACGATTTCGGGATGCTTGTCCAAGACGTCGTGTTTCTCACCCGGATCTTGACTGATGTTGTAGAGCTCACTCTTCTGCTTGCCATGGGGAAGAATCAACTTCCAGTCGCCGTCGCGGATTGCAAATCCACCTCCAGATGAGTGATGAATCATCGGCACTCGGGTGTGCTCTGCATCCTTTCCAAGCAGCACCGGCAGGAAGCTTTGGCTGTCTTCACCCGCTCGGTCCGGTAACGGAACGTCAAGTAGATCGGCCATCGTGGCGAGTAAATCAGTCTGACAGATCGTCGCGTCCGTGAGTTGTCCTGGAAGGACTCGTTTGGGCCACCGCATGACGAATGGGACTCGGTGCCCCCCTTCATAAATCGAACGCTTGCCTTCGCGGAACGGTCCGTTGCTTGCATGTCCGAAACGCTTCAGTCGTTCCTTCCATGTGTTCTCCGGACCGTTGTCACTCGTGACGACCACAATGGTATTTTCTGCAAGTTGCAGCTCATCGAGGACATCCAGCAGTCGACCGATATGCCAGTCGGTCTCCATCATGAAGTCGCCGTACTCACCCGCATCACTTTTGCCCTGGAACTGCGGCAAGGTAATGACCGGCTTGTGGGGAGAAGTGAACGGAAGATAGAGGAAGAACGGGGCGGCCTGTCGACTTCCGTGCACCGACTTTCGGACTTCTTCAATCGCTCGATCGGTGAATCGCGTTAAACATTCGCTGTCAATGAAGTCGGGAGCCACTTCCATCAAATTGGGAGCAGGGGAGCTCTCGTAAGGCGGCATGATTCGATAGTCCGCAATGGCTCGATCGTTGGGCTTTTTCTTCGTGAACTGCGTGGGCGGGACACTTGCATGACGTCCATCAAACCACGCCAGGACGCCGTAGTTCATCGAAGCAGGAATACCGAAAAACGTCTCGAACCCCTTATCGAGCGGCATGTCGCGGACCGGCTGACTCCAATCTCGCGAGTCGGGATTCTTCTTAGTCGGTTCATCACCGGGAAAATCCATCCCCAGATGCCACTTCCCGACCATGATGGTTCGATAACCCTGGCTCGACAACATCGATGCCAACGTCATGCGGTCATCTGCGATCAGCCCTTCTCGCTCAGCTCCGAAGACACCGCTTTTCAGAGTTGTCCGCCAGCTGTAACGCCCGGTGAGTAGTCCGTAACGGGAAGGAGTGCAGACTGTGTCGGAGCAATGAGCATCGGTGAAGAGGATTCCCTCGCGAGCCAATCGATCGAGACTTGGAGTTTGAAACCGGCTGTCCGGGTTCAAAGCACTCATGTCTCCGTAACCCTGATCATCCGTGTAAATCAAAATAACATTTGGCTTCTCAGCTCCTGCACAAAATGAATGTCCACTCAAAGCAACGCAAACAACGACGGAAGCCATCCCCCAACCGGTGGCCATTCGATTCCCTGAGTTCATCAATTGCGCTCCAGATAGTCTTGATATATACGTTCGACGTCGACTGTTTGATCTGATTTCACTGCGTAAACAAACACTGCATACCGCAAGCGGAATTCTTCTTCGGGCATAACGACAATTCGGCTACGTTCGCCCTGTTTCATTGCTTCTCGACCGAAGAGGTTTGCGGTCATCAACCCGTAGTCACGAGCATGCATCCAACTCGATCGCAAGTTGTCGCGATGACAAAAGATCGCAAAGCCGACTTTGTCGTTTTCAATCACGCGACTCAATTCACACCACTCGGCCGGCTGGCCCCAAATTGCCTTCGCTGACTCTAATCCGCGAGAACTCTTCATTCGGCCACCAGCGTTTTCCGCGAGTTGCGTCGCTGCGCGCACTCCCAAGCCCATCTCCTCCTGATCTCCGAATGAGAACTCACGATCACTCGTGAAGATCGAATCGAACTCGAAGAGATAGCCGCTGTCCTTGACGATCACGCGCAACGAGAATTCTTCTTCACACAGAACCTCACCATCCTTCGAGAGATACAGTTTGCGTTCACGCAGCGTCTCGGGCTCGTCTTCGTGTTGTGGATTCGCCAGAAACTCCACATGCTGAATTGTGGCTTTGTTTCTCCAGAAGTCCGATCCGCTCAAATCACCGAAAGCCAACCAGATCCCCGGATGCATCGTCGCATGGTCAGTGGCATCAACGTCCGGTATTGGAGGATGACGACGCGTTACCTGAAATTGAGTGGGCGCCTTCACATCGCACAGATAGGGTCGGGGAATCTCTTGGTCCTTGAACACATATCTCGCGATCTCGTTCGCTCCAGCACGAATGACGACATCGGAATCACGAAACTTCAGAGTCGCGGCTGCGTCCTGTCCGTCTACTGAGGTTGAAAGGAGAATCATCCCCAATCCCAGCAGCAGAACAGTTATCGAGAGATCGCGACACTTCGAGACGTTCGTCTCTGGTTGATCAATCAAGAGATGCCCTTTGATTGAGCTTTTCAACATAGGCATAGTAAGCGCCGTAGACAGTTCCATCAGGAGCTTCGAACAGTGCTGTCATCTGTTTCTTTCCAGCAGGAATCTGCACTTCGAAGACAACTTCTTCGGCATCCGCGTCGACCGACTTCTCTTCGACCAGATCACCGATTTTTAATGTTGCCCGCACCGGCTGAATCGACTTACCGGGAGTTGTTCTGAAAGCTTTCGTCCCTGGGACTGGATCTCCCGGAGGAAGTTCGGCGTTAAGCGCAGCTTGAGTCTCTTCTGGCCAGCGACGCAGACGAATTCGATAGAGTCCATCTTCGAGAACGTTCACATTCCAGAATCCTGTATTTGCATCACCGTTCAAAGCACTTCGAATATGAGCTTGGTTCCACGGAGTTGAACCAGTCGTGATCCAGTCGTGTGATGTCAATCGGGCTGGATTGTCACGCGGATCTCCCAGATGAATGGCTGCATTCTGACTGAACGAAGGAAGCAGGTCAGCCCACCACTCTTCGTAAAAGTCCCTGAGCCGCGCGACCACTTCCGGATGTCCGGATGCAACGTCCGACTCTTGTCCGGGATCCTGTTGAATGTCGTATAGTTCTTTGCCATTGATTAGACGCCACTGGTTTGTCATCACCGAGCTTTGCCGCCACTTGATCGGGTCTTTCACTCGCTGTGAATCGGTCACCAGAATACGATCCGGCCAATCGTTGGCGTTGTTGTTCAGTAGAGAAACAATGCTTTGGCCGTCGAACTTCACCGACTCAGGCGGAGTCAAACCGCAGAGCTCGATGAGAGTTGGAATCACATCGACGTGAGCCGTGATCGGTTTCACATCCCGGCCACCTGTCAGGTCTCCTTCCGGCCAGTAGATAAAGAACGGAACACGATGACCTCCGTCGTACGGGCTGCCTTTCCCGGCTCGCATTCCCGAGTTGTGCAGCTTCCATCCCGATGACGAACCATTGTCTGTTGTGAAAATGAAGATCGTGTTTTCGGTCAGATTTTTCTCATCCAGAAATGATCTTAGGCGATCCACGTTGTAGTCGATATTGGCGATCATTCCGAAAAAGTTCTCGAGGCCGACATCGTTCAGACCGGCGTAGGGAGCACTGTATTCTTCCGGAGAATGCATCGGTCCATGCGGAGCGTTGGTGGCGATGTAAGCGAGAAATGGTCGTCCCGCTGAGCTCTCCTCATCAATGAAGTCCATGGCTGCTTCAAAGAAAACATCGGTGCAAAAACCTTCGGCAGGTTCAACTTCTCCGTTGTGCCAATAGCTTCCGTCGAAGTAAGCGTTGTCCCAGTAATCGGGAGTCTGACCGACACCGCCGCCGCCGTGGCGCAAGACCTCTGTGTAACCACGATCTTCAGGACGGTACGGGGCATTGTCGCCGAGATGCCACTTCCCGAACATTCCGGTCGCGTATCCGTTGTCTTTGAAGATCTGGCCCATCGTGACTTCGTTTTCGCGAAGCATCGATCGCCCCATAATTGTATGCCACACGCCTGTGCGATTCGTCCAGTGTCCGGTCAGCAGGGCTGAGCGTGTTGGAGAGCACGTGGGCGAAACGTGATAGTCCGTCAGTCGGACACTCTCTTCAAACAGCTCATCGATTGCAGGAGTCTTAAGCACGGGATTTCCGTGGCAGGAAAGATCTCCATAGCCCTGATCATCGGTGATCACCAGCACGACATTTGGCTGATCTGCGGCGAAGACGCTGTGCGCCGAACAATTCGCCAGAACAATGAGAAGACAACATAACCCGTGACCTCGCATCGCAATTGCTCACTTTCTTTCGAGAGACTCATTCCTCAGGAAGTTCCGGGAGTTTTCACGTTCGCATCGGCTCAACGTCCAAACTCCATTAGAAACGCCAGTGCATCAACATATCTTGATCCACTTTGAACTGCCAGCTTCTCCATCGATCCAACATCTCTTTCATGACATTCCGAATTAAGGCGATCAAACGAAGCAATGCTTGACGCTGACACCCTGAAAGCGACAGGATATGTAAAGGTCTAAGATTCACCGCCCGCAAGAGTCTTCTGATCTCCCACCACCACGGACTTCCTTTCTTACCATTGAGGACAATCTCACCATGTTGAACCCACGTACCTCACGTCGGAAATTCATCCAAGCCACAACAGCTGGTGCCGCTGCCATCGCCAGTTCGGTGTGGACTGGAGCAAAAGCACAGGAATCAAGTTCCCCCAACGAAAAGCTCAACATCGCCTGCATCGGAACAGCCAACCGGGCTGCCAACGATATTCAGGGAGTCCAAGGCGAAAACATTGTGGCTCTCGTCGATGTCGACGAGAACTACTTGAAACGCAAACTCGAAGAGTTTCCAAACGCCCGCACTTATCACGACTATCGTGAGATGCTCGATCAGGAGAAGGGCAAGATCGACGCAGTCGTGATCGGGACCACCGATCATCATCATGCTCCAGCGACAATCCGTGCGATTCGCCAAGGGCTGCACGTCTACTGCGAGAAACCGCTGACCCACACCGTTCAGGAAGCTCGCATTATCGCCGAAGCAGCCAAAGAGCACGGTGTTGTCACTCAAATGGGAACGCAGATTCACGCGGGCGACAACTATCGACGTGTCGTCGAGATCGTTCAATCCGGAGCCATCGGTGACGTGACCGACGTTCACGTGTGGGTCGGCAAAGGCTGGGGCGGAGGAGATCGACCAGAAAATGGCACCGAACCGCCAGCCCATCTGCATTGGGATCTGTGGCTCGGACCAGCCCCTGAACGTCCCTACGCCGCCGGTCGATATCATCCTGCTCAGTGGCGTCGCTGGTGGGACTTCGGACAAGGAACCCTCGGCGATATGGGATGTCACTACATGGACCTCCCATTCTGGGCCCTCAAACTACGACACCCCACAAGCTGTGTTGCGAAAGGCCCAAAAGTCCATGAGGAAACCTGTCCTCTCGGCTTGAGCGTCGAATACCAATTCCCAGCTCGTGAAGATCTCGCAGCCTGTAAATTGACGTGGTACGACGGAGATCAAACTCCGCGAGAAGTCGCTGGCGAACGTGTTCCCGGAAGCGGCGTGATGTTCATCGGCAGCGAAGGAAAACTGTTCGCCGATTACAACAACTACCGACTGTTCCCGAAAGAGAAGTTCGCAGACTTCCAGCCTCCAACTCCGTGGATCGAACCTTCGATCGGGCACCACGCAGAATGGATCAAAGCCTGCAAAGACGGCGGCCAACCACTCTGCAACTTTGACTATGCCGGAGCACTCACGGAAACCGTTCTGCTCGGCAACGTGGCTTATCGAACTGGTCAGAAGCTCGAATGGGATGCTGCGAAGTTGAAAGCAACCAATACCGACGCAGCCGATCAGTATATCTCGAAGCAATATCGCGAAGGCTGGGAAGTTGCCTGACATTTCGTCACGGTCACTTAGAACGTGACTCGATAAAGGAAAATCGCCGTCGATCAGTTTTTGATCGACGGCGATTTTTTCGTTGACGCTTCAATTCAAACTTTTTGGAACACACAAGGTCAGCGCGTCTGCGAATCGTTTCCGACACTTGCTTTCAGGCTGACTAACTGTATTCCCGAGTCTTATTGTCCCTCGATGTATTTGAGTTGAATGGAGACATCCGGGAGTTTCTTCTGAAGTTCTTCGACACCGGCCTCGGTCACGGCAGTCCGCGTCACCTTCAAGTCTTTGAGGGCTTTCAAAGTTTCCAACTCCTGAATTCCGGCATCCGTCACCGATGTCGATCCGAGGTGTAAAAACTCCAGGTCAGACATGTCCTTCAGGCTTGGAATCCCGGCATCGGTCAGTTGAGTGTTGTCGAGGTTCAACCACTTCATTTTGTTCAACCCAGCGAGGTGAGCCGCACCTGCGTCACTCATCGCAACTCGCCACAAGTTGAGTCGCTCAAGGTCACCCATGTTCGCCAGTGCAGACAAATCGTTGTCGAACATTGAGCTGTTCTCACTCAGGTCGAGATCGGTCAGCGGCAGGTCCTGAACGTGAGTCAATCCCGCACCAGTCACTTGTGACAATTTCGAAATCCGCAGCTTCTTAAGCTTTGGAAACTGCTGAACCTGCTTGAGGTCTTCGTCACCGACGAGCGTCCCGGCGAGGTAGAGTTCTTCGAGGTTTTCGAGACCGTTCAACTTTGCGAGTCCATCGCCGCTGACCCACAGGAAATCGAGTAGGAGGGCTTTCAAGTTTGTCAGTTGCCCGACAGATTCCATGCCTTCATCGTCGACTGTGGTCGCTCCCGATTTCCCGGAAAGTCGAAGCGCGCGGAGTTCTTTGAGACCGACAAGGTGAGCGAGTCCATCGTTGCTGATGGCACAGTCACGCAAGTCCAGATTTCTCAACGTCTCAATCTTCCCGAGAGTTTCGAGTCCCGCATCGGTGATTTCGGTTTCATTCAATAGAACCGATTGCAAACCGCTCAAGCGAGGCAGAATCAGAAGATACTCGTCGTTGATCTTTTTGCCGCGATAATCAACTTCGGTCACCACTCCGTCGCTGTTGACTTTGACATTGGCAGCAGCGCGTCGAATCGCCTGGACCATGTTTTCATCATCCCCGCCGACACTTGGCGGAGGGGCAGGGGAGGCGCTCGGCGGCGGATTCTCAACCGCAGGTTCCACGGTCGGCTTGGCAGTCGTGTCTTCCGGTGGATTTTCCCCGACGCATCCTGAAACGAAGCCCCACGCTCCGCATGCCATCAACAATAGAAATGTTTTTCTCATCAGTGTCAGTTCTCATTCCAAATAGTAGCAGTTGGTCGATAAGCGAGTGAATGTCTATCCCAGATTCGGAATCGACCATCCCTTGCGGTATTCGCGATGAAGGAATTCCGACGCACCTGGGTTTCCTTCACAGACCAACTCTTCGCTGTTCCAGTTGATTTTGCTTTGTGATCGGTAGGCAACATTGCCGAGCAACACGGTTTCGGTAAGTGGTCCAGAGTATTCGAACGGGCAGGATGTCTTTCCGATTCCCGCGACGGCGTTCGTCCATTCCTGATAGTGATTGTGATCACTCATATCCGGCCATTCGTAGTCGGCGAATTTTGCTTTCGGGAAGAGTTCTGGCATCTCAGGAAATCCAACAAACAGATTCCCTTCTGATCCGCGATACAGAACTCCATTCTTCGAGCCTGCCCAGTCCTCCGGGGCATCAAACAACTCTCGATCCGGTTGTCTGCCGGCTTCGTACCAGTGAACGAGAACCTCGTCTGTGGTGTGTTTCGTTCCGGGGAACGTGTATTGAACCTCACACCAAAGCGGCCCACTTTCAGGGCTGGGCTCTGGTCCCTCAGCCATCACGGTTTTCGGAGCCCCCAGTTCCAGTCCATGCACGACGGGATCGAGAAGATGGCATCCCATGTCGCCCAGTGCACCGGTTCCGAAGTCCCACCAGCCACGCCAATGGAAGGGATGATAAAGCGAAGCGACATACGGTCGCTCGGGAGCCACTCCAAGCCACAAATCCCAAGCGACGGTCTTTGGAGCTGGGTCGTGATGTTCAGGACGTGTCAGCCCCTGTTTCCAGAAGTTACCGGGTCGGTCTGTCCAGACGTGAACTTCATGCACTTTTCCCACGACACCTTTGCGGAGAGCATCGACTGCCAGCTTCAAACGAGCAGTTGCGTGATGCTGGATTCCCATTTGAGTCACGACACCCGCTTCTTGAGCGGCTTCAGT harbors:
- a CDS encoding arylsulfatase is translated as MRGHGLCCLLIVLANCSAHSVFAADQPNVVLVITDDQGYGDLSCHGNPVLKTPAIDELFEESVRLTDYHVSPTCSPTRSALLTGHWTNRTGVWHTIMGRSMLRENEVTMGQIFKDNGYATGMFGKWHLGDNAPYRPEDRGYTEVLRHGGGGVGQTPDYWDNAYFDGSYWHNGEVEPAEGFCTDVFFEAAMDFIDEESSAGRPFLAYIATNAPHGPMHSPEEYSAPYAGLNDVGLENFFGMIANIDYNVDRLRSFLDEKNLTENTIFIFTTDNGSSSGWKLHNSGMRAGKGSPYDGGHRVPFFIYWPEGDLTGGRDVKPITAHVDVIPTLIELCGLTPPESVKFDGQSIVSLLNNNANDWPDRILVTDSQRVKDPIKWRQSSVMTNQWRLINGKELYDIQQDPGQESDVASGHPEVVARLRDFYEEWWADLLPSFSQNAAIHLGDPRDNPARLTSHDWITTGSTPWNQAHIRSALNGDANTGFWNVNVLEDGLYRIRLRRWPEETQAALNAELPPGDPVPGTKAFRTTPGKSIQPVRATLKIGDLVEEKSVDADAEEVVFEVQIPAGKKQMTALFEAPDGTVYGAYYAYVEKLNQRASLD
- a CDS encoding Gfo/Idh/MocA family oxidoreductase; amino-acid sequence: MLNPRTSRRKFIQATTAGAAAIASSVWTGAKAQESSSPNEKLNIACIGTANRAANDIQGVQGENIVALVDVDENYLKRKLEEFPNARTYHDYREMLDQEKGKIDAVVIGTTDHHHAPATIRAIRQGLHVYCEKPLTHTVQEARIIAEAAKEHGVVTQMGTQIHAGDNYRRVVEIVQSGAIGDVTDVHVWVGKGWGGGDRPENGTEPPAHLHWDLWLGPAPERPYAAGRYHPAQWRRWWDFGQGTLGDMGCHYMDLPFWALKLRHPTSCVAKGPKVHEETCPLGLSVEYQFPAREDLAACKLTWYDGDQTPREVAGERVPGSGVMFIGSEGKLFADYNNYRLFPKEKFADFQPPTPWIEPSIGHHAEWIKACKDGGQPLCNFDYAGALTETVLLGNVAYRTGQKLEWDAAKLKATNTDAADQYISKQYREGWEVA
- a CDS encoding arylsulfatase; protein product: MNSGNRMATGWGMASVVVCVALSGHSFCAGAEKPNVILIYTDDQGYGDMSALNPDSRFQTPSLDRLAREGILFTDAHCSDTVCTPSRYGLLTGRYSWRTTLKSGVFGAEREGLIADDRMTLASMLSSQGYRTIMVGKWHLGMDFPGDEPTKKNPDSRDWSQPVRDMPLDKGFETFFGIPASMNYGVLAWFDGRHASVPPTQFTKKKPNDRAIADYRIMPPYESSPAPNLMEVAPDFIDSECLTRFTDRAIEEVRKSVHGSRQAAPFFLYLPFTSPHKPVITLPQFQGKSDAGEYGDFMMETDWHIGRLLDVLDELQLAENTIVVVTSDNGPENTWKERLKRFGHASNGPFREGKRSIYEGGHRVPFVMRWPKRVLPGQLTDATICQTDLLATMADLLDVPLPDRAGEDSQSFLPVLLGKDAEHTRVPMIHHSSGGGFAIRDGDWKLILPHGKQKSELYNISQDPGEKHDVLDKHPEIVSRLTSAITEIVENGRSTPGAPQKNDTGHWDDLTWIEKN
- a CDS encoding DUF6807 family protein; translated protein: MIDQPETNVSKCRDLSITVLLLGLGMILLSTSVDGQDAAATLKFRDSDVVIRAGANEIARYVFKDQEIPRPYLCDVKAPTQFQVTRRHPPIPDVDATDHATMHPGIWLAFGDLSGSDFWRNKATIQHVEFLANPQHEDEPETLRERKLYLSKDGEVLCEEEFSLRVIVKDSGYLFEFDSIFTSDREFSFGDQEEMGLGVRAATQLAENAGGRMKSSRGLESAKAIWGQPAEWCELSRVIENDKVGFAIFCHRDNLRSSWMHARDYGLMTANLFGREAMKQGERSRIVVMPEEEFRLRYAVFVYAVKSDQTVDVERIYQDYLERN
- a CDS encoding Gfo/Idh/MocA family oxidoreductase, encoding MTSPFLDRRTFLQSAAATALLGPLVAQAQTNHDPVMIACVGVGGKGWSDMLECSKGNEIVAICDIDEGRLLKASEQFPKAKKFADWRKLLEMPGIDAVTISTPDHMHAPVTLSAIHAGKHVYGQKPLTHSVKESRTLTEAAQEAGVVTQMGIQHHATARLKLAVDALRKGVVGKVHEVHVWTDRPGNFWKQGLTRPEHHDPAPKTVAWDLWLGVAPERPYVASLYHPFHWRGWWDFGTGALGDMGCHLLDPVVHGLELGAPKTVMAEGPEPSPESGPLWCEVQYTFPGTKHTTDEVLVHWYEAGRQPDRELFDAPEDWAGSKNGVLYRGSEGNLFVGFPEMPELFPKAKFADYEWPDMSDHNHYQEWTNAVAGIGKTSCPFEYSGPLTETVLLGNVAYRSQSKINWNSEELVCEGNPGASEFLHREYRKGWSIPNLG